One segment of Metallosphaera cuprina Ar-4 DNA contains the following:
- the carB gene encoding carbamoyl-phosphate synthase (glutamine-hydrolyzing) large subunit: MNGIKKVLVVGSGPIKIAEAAEFDYSGSQSLKAYREEGIETVLVNSNVATVQTSYKMTDKLYMVPVTWWAVEKVIEQERPDAIAIGFGGQTALNVGVDLFKRGILQRYDIKVLGTPIEGIERALSREKFRETMIDVKIPVPPSFSARSSDEAIKKAEEIGYPVMVRVSFNLGGRGSTVAWDRESLRKSIDRALSQSYIGEVLVEKYLNHWKELEYEVMRDSKGNSAVIACIENLDPMGVHTGESIVITPCQTLDNKEFQEMRSLSMKVAESINLVGECNVQFALDPYSYTNYVIETNPRMSRSSALASKATGYPLAYVSAKLSLGYTLEEILNKVSGATCSCFEPSLDYVVIKIPRWDLQKFEEVDTSLATEMKSVGEIMSIGRSFEEALQKGIRMLDIGEPGLVGGGYYLSSASKEDALRELSRRTPYWPIWAAKAFKEGASTEEVYKITGIDKFFLEKIKGIVNVYEKLKEMKIDHSMLQYLKSLGFSDEQIALATKSSEGEIRKIRFSNQILPKVKLIDTLAGEWPTVTNYLYLTYVGSEDDIELNNSGNSLLVVGAGGFRIGVSVEFDWGVVELTMAARKYFDQVTVLNYNPETVSTDWDTIRKLYFDEITKERILDIIKKENYTYVATFAGGQIGNNLAKRLEEEGIKLLGSSGRSVDLAEDREKFSALLDRLGVKQPAWISAKDPQEVRKFISEIGFPVLVRPSYVLSGSSMAIVRNEQELDSIIQKAKLSTKYPVVISKFLEDSYEAEVDGVSDGKGVFGVIIEHVEEAGVHSGDSTMSIPTREITHVSQDLKNIALSLAREINVKGPFNLQFVIKDNVPYVIEMNLRASRSMPFSSKAKGTNLMEMAMKAIIEGLNTDEFVEPESKSWAVKSPQFSWTQLKDSYPFLGPEMRSTGESASLGVTFYDALLKSWLSSSPNRLPKQGKSVLLYGKGNMERLKETGINLEKLGLTVKTLEHFEVSGFDVISPDIALNMIGRGEIDLIVTNGYMKSFDYKIRRLAVDLNVPIVLNGRLGREISHAMIKNEMTFYEMRRYGGGT, translated from the coding sequence ATGAATGGAATTAAGAAGGTCTTGGTAGTTGGTTCTGGACCCATAAAAATAGCTGAGGCAGCAGAGTTCGACTATAGTGGGTCTCAGTCCCTTAAAGCGTATAGGGAAGAAGGGATAGAAACCGTCCTAGTGAACTCCAATGTGGCTACCGTGCAGACCAGCTATAAGATGACCGATAAGCTATACATGGTTCCGGTGACTTGGTGGGCGGTAGAAAAGGTTATTGAGCAGGAAAGACCTGACGCCATTGCTATAGGCTTCGGCGGTCAGACAGCCCTAAACGTTGGAGTTGACCTTTTCAAGAGAGGGATCCTTCAGAGGTACGATATAAAGGTACTAGGAACGCCGATTGAGGGGATAGAGAGAGCTTTGAGTAGAGAGAAATTTAGAGAGACCATGATAGATGTGAAGATTCCAGTTCCACCTAGCTTCTCTGCCAGGAGTTCAGACGAGGCGATAAAGAAGGCTGAAGAGATCGGTTACCCAGTTATGGTAAGAGTTAGCTTTAACTTAGGAGGGAGGGGTTCCACTGTTGCGTGGGATAGAGAATCATTGAGGAAAAGCATAGATAGAGCTCTCTCGCAAAGCTACATAGGAGAGGTGCTGGTAGAGAAGTACCTCAACCACTGGAAAGAGTTGGAGTACGAAGTCATGAGAGACAGCAAGGGTAACTCTGCCGTGATAGCGTGTATAGAGAACCTAGATCCCATGGGAGTACATACTGGCGAATCCATCGTAATAACCCCGTGTCAAACACTTGATAATAAGGAGTTTCAAGAGATGAGGAGCTTATCGATGAAGGTAGCAGAATCCATTAACTTGGTAGGCGAGTGTAATGTTCAATTTGCCCTCGATCCTTATAGTTATACTAACTACGTTATTGAAACCAACCCAAGGATGTCCAGATCCAGCGCTTTAGCTAGCAAAGCTACGGGATATCCTCTAGCTTACGTCTCAGCTAAATTGTCTTTGGGCTACACGTTAGAAGAGATATTAAATAAGGTATCTGGGGCTACATGTTCATGTTTCGAACCCAGCTTGGATTACGTAGTGATTAAAATCCCAAGATGGGATTTGCAGAAGTTCGAAGAGGTTGACACTAGCTTAGCTACGGAGATGAAGAGCGTTGGAGAAATCATGAGCATAGGTAGGTCATTTGAGGAGGCTCTACAGAAAGGGATCAGAATGCTTGACATAGGCGAACCAGGTTTAGTCGGTGGTGGGTATTACTTATCTTCAGCTTCCAAAGAGGACGCGTTAAGGGAGTTAAGCAGGAGAACTCCTTACTGGCCGATATGGGCCGCTAAGGCGTTTAAAGAGGGAGCCTCTACAGAGGAGGTTTACAAAATAACTGGAATAGATAAATTTTTCCTCGAGAAAATAAAAGGTATAGTTAATGTCTATGAGAAATTAAAGGAAATGAAAATAGATCACTCTATGTTACAATATCTGAAATCATTAGGATTTAGTGACGAGCAGATCGCGCTGGCTACCAAGTCAAGTGAAGGGGAAATCAGGAAAATCAGATTTAGTAATCAGATTTTGCCTAAGGTGAAGTTAATTGATACGCTCGCTGGAGAATGGCCTACTGTAACTAACTACCTTTACCTAACGTACGTAGGATCTGAGGATGACATAGAGCTTAACAACTCAGGAAATAGTTTACTTGTAGTAGGTGCAGGAGGCTTCAGAATAGGAGTGTCTGTAGAGTTCGATTGGGGTGTAGTGGAGCTAACCATGGCAGCACGGAAGTACTTCGACCAGGTTACAGTATTAAACTACAATCCAGAGACCGTCTCAACAGACTGGGATACGATAAGGAAGCTCTATTTTGACGAGATAACTAAAGAGAGGATATTAGACATAATAAAGAAGGAGAACTACACATATGTCGCTACTTTCGCTGGGGGACAAATTGGGAACAACCTGGCAAAGAGATTAGAGGAGGAGGGAATAAAGCTCTTGGGATCTTCAGGCCGTTCAGTTGATTTAGCTGAGGATAGGGAAAAGTTCTCTGCTCTCTTAGATAGGTTAGGCGTTAAGCAGCCAGCTTGGATATCAGCCAAAGACCCTCAGGAGGTAAGAAAGTTCATCTCTGAGATAGGTTTCCCAGTTCTGGTGAGGCCGAGCTACGTGCTTAGCGGTTCATCAATGGCCATAGTGAGGAATGAGCAGGAGTTAGATAGCATAATACAGAAGGCTAAACTCTCAACCAAATATCCTGTAGTAATTAGTAAGTTCCTTGAAGACAGTTATGAGGCTGAGGTGGACGGCGTTAGCGATGGAAAGGGAGTCTTCGGCGTAATTATAGAACACGTGGAAGAAGCTGGCGTCCACAGCGGAGATAGCACTATGTCCATACCCACTAGGGAGATAACTCACGTCAGTCAAGACCTTAAGAACATAGCTTTATCCCTAGCTAGGGAAATCAACGTGAAGGGCCCATTCAACCTCCAGTTCGTGATTAAAGATAACGTACCGTACGTTATAGAGATGAACCTAAGGGCTAGCAGATCCATGCCTTTCTCTAGCAAAGCAAAAGGTACGAACTTAATGGAAATGGCCATGAAGGCCATAATTGAGGGTCTTAATACTGACGAGTTCGTCGAGCCTGAAAGCAAGTCATGGGCAGTTAAGTCTCCACAGTTCTCCTGGACCCAACTCAAGGACTCCTATCCGTTTCTCGGACCTGAAATGAGAAGTACAGGTGAGTCTGCATCCCTAGGCGTAACGTTTTATGACGCGCTCTTGAAGAGCTGGTTGTCAAGTTCACCTAATCGTTTGCCCAAACAAGGAAAAAGTGTGCTCTTATATGGTAAAGGTAACATGGAGAGGCTAAAGGAGACCGGAATCAATCTTGAGAAATTGGGCCTTACCGTTAAGACATTAGAACATTTCGAGGTATCTGGGTTTGACGTAATAAGTCCAGACATCGCGCTAAATATGATAGGTAGAGGGGAGATAGACTTGATAGTGACTAACGGTTACATGAAGAGCTTTGATTACAAGATCAGGAGATTGGCCGTGGATTTAAATGTACCAATTGTGTTGAATGGAAGGTTAGGAAGAGAGATAAGCCACGCCATGATTAAAAACGAGATGACGTTTTATGAGATGAGAAGGTATGGAGGGGGAACCTAA
- the lysX gene encoding lysine biosynthesis protein LysX translates to MKVALVVDIVRQEEKLLVKALNEQQISYDVLNVAQEPLPFNRALGRYDVAIIRAVSMYRSLYAAAVLEGAGVHTINSADVISVAGDKILTYSKLFKAGIPVPQSVIAMSPDSVMKAYEQIGFPLIDKPPIGSWGRMVSLIRDILEGKTIIEHREMMGNSALKVHIVQEYITGKNRDIRCIVMGKELLGCYARNIPSNEWRANVALGGTPTPLEVDDALKETTLKAAKVINGEFVSIDVLEHRSRGYVINELNDVPEFKGFILATGIDVPNRLVSYIKENFS, encoded by the coding sequence ATGAAGGTCGCACTGGTAGTAGATATAGTTAGACAAGAGGAAAAGTTACTTGTAAAGGCCCTAAACGAACAACAGATAAGCTACGATGTGCTCAACGTAGCTCAGGAGCCTTTACCGTTTAATAGGGCGTTAGGTAGATACGATGTGGCTATAATAAGGGCTGTAAGTATGTATAGATCTCTTTACGCAGCGGCAGTTCTAGAGGGGGCAGGGGTACATACAATAAACTCAGCTGACGTGATAAGCGTAGCAGGAGACAAAATATTGACCTACTCCAAACTGTTTAAAGCTGGGATACCAGTCCCTCAATCAGTTATAGCTATGTCTCCAGACTCCGTTATGAAAGCTTACGAACAAATTGGGTTTCCATTAATCGATAAACCACCTATAGGAAGTTGGGGAAGAATGGTATCGTTAATCAGAGATATACTAGAGGGGAAGACCATAATAGAGCACAGGGAAATGATGGGAAACTCTGCACTTAAGGTTCACATAGTGCAAGAGTACATAACAGGAAAGAACAGGGATATAAGGTGTATTGTGATGGGAAAGGAACTTCTAGGATGTTACGCTAGGAACATTCCATCAAACGAATGGAGGGCTAATGTGGCTCTTGGTGGGACCCCAACTCCATTAGAAGTGGATGATGCCCTCAAGGAAACTACCCTGAAGGCCGCTAAGGTAATAAATGGGGAGTTTGTATCTATAGACGTTCTAGAACATCGCTCGAGAGGGTACGTGATAAACGAGCTTAACGACGTCCCTGAGTTTAAGGGCTTTATCTTAGCTACTGGTATCGACGTGCCAAACAGGTTAGTGAGTTACATAAAAGAAAACTTTTCTTAG
- a CDS encoding haloacid dehalogenase yields MLTEEIERYVTSIETKLLSRFESRERLLQISREVIRYSGETISLSHRGKREEALDRYSKAKTKLEEIKGIVSNFPELLFGDVGVAFQEISEASVVLSFYFGTSLTLPKDLGIPDVYYITGIADAIGEMRRAALESLRRGEKEKGKEILAVMENIYDMLWKLEYPKSLVPGLRQKVDAMRKVLEDTRHDVFLAEVVGKINED; encoded by the coding sequence ATGCTTACCGAAGAAATCGAGAGATATGTAACTTCAATTGAGACTAAATTGTTGTCTAGGTTTGAAAGTAGGGAGAGACTTTTACAGATATCCAGGGAAGTTATCAGGTACTCTGGAGAAACTATATCATTGTCCCATAGAGGCAAAAGAGAGGAAGCATTAGATAGATACTCTAAAGCCAAAACGAAACTTGAGGAAATAAAGGGCATTGTAAGCAATTTCCCGGAGCTCTTATTTGGAGACGTTGGTGTGGCGTTTCAGGAGATTAGTGAGGCAAGCGTTGTTCTTTCCTTCTATTTTGGAACTTCGTTGACTCTACCCAAAGATCTCGGGATTCCGGACGTGTACTACATAACAGGGATAGCTGACGCGATTGGTGAGATGAGGAGAGCTGCTTTAGAAAGCCTTAGGAGAGGAGAGAAAGAGAAAGGTAAAGAGATACTGGCTGTTATGGAAAACATTTACGACATGTTGTGGAAGCTAGAGTACCCTAAATCTCTCGTCCCAGGTTTGAGACAGAAGGTAGACGCGATGAGAAAAGTACTTGAAGACACTAGGCACGATGTCTTCTTAGCGGAAGTTGTAGGTAAGATAAATGAGGACTAA